In one Candidatus Poribacteria bacterium genomic region, the following are encoded:
- a CDS encoding right-handed parallel beta-helix repeat-containing protein translates to MKIATLTQQHQKFSCCTLLIPLICALTALYCGCQGETFNLDVGGTSEIIEKSGELTENEVWDGRIYITDTLIVPEGITLTIRSGTIVGFEPIDTPSHIVVRGELYAEGSPERMVVFGSLGRMREDQHAPSEIDAHVSPLTSDFGTMGMEENISTDTQVTLTADPPKAGDWGGIQIEAESPNSRLTYCRIQHATAGITARTDAVQIERCLFSENKTGVLSENTSPTITSNEFNRNGTGTQFRGGASPDVEYNEFTANNYGIICEDDARPRIQYNILRANYENAIVCYSTASPEIVSNNITLNVGWAVYDGGRLRDNFIQGNKQIGPNITELGTGTQSDQFYGVDEAYEPRNSPVTEAGVPRENF, encoded by the coding sequence ATGAAAATAGCAACTCTCACACAGCAACATCAGAAATTCTCGTGCTGCACCCTCCTCATCCCCCTTATCTGTGCTTTAACTGCGCTCTATTGCGGATGCCAAGGTGAAACCTTCAATCTCGATGTAGGTGGCACTTCAGAGATCATAGAGAAATCGGGTGAACTGACAGAAAATGAGGTTTGGGACGGACGCATCTATATTACCGACACCCTCATTGTCCCCGAAGGTATCACGTTGACGATCCGATCAGGCACTATTGTCGGTTTTGAACCGATAGATACACCAAGCCACATCGTCGTGCGCGGTGAACTCTATGCCGAAGGATCACCAGAGCGGATGGTTGTCTTCGGTTCCTTGGGAAGGATGCGCGAAGATCAGCACGCCCCATCCGAAATAGACGCACACGTGTCACCACTGACATCAGACTTCGGGACAATGGGCATGGAAGAGAATATCAGCACCGACACTCAGGTAACTTTAACTGCCGATCCGCCAAAGGCAGGAGATTGGGGCGGAATTCAGATCGAAGCCGAAAGCCCGAATAGCCGACTCACATATTGCCGTATCCAACATGCAACCGCTGGCATCACAGCCCGGACGGATGCCGTTCAAATCGAGAGATGCTTGTTCAGTGAAAACAAAACAGGGGTCCTCTCCGAAAATACCAGCCCGACTATTACCAGCAACGAATTTAATAGGAACGGCACAGGCACACAATTCCGAGGCGGCGCGTCCCCGGATGTAGAATACAACGAGTTCACGGCTAACAATTACGGAATTATATGCGAAGATGACGCTCGACCGCGTATCCAGTATAATATTCTCCGTGCGAATTATGAGAACGCCATCGTCTGCTATTCCACTGCATCCCCAGAGATCGTCTCCAATAACATCACGTTGAATGTCGGTTGGGCAGTCTACGACGGGGGTCGGCTCCGGGACAACTTCATCCAAGGTAATAAACAGATTGGCCCGAATATCACCGAGCTCGGCACGGGAACCCAAAGCGATCAGTTTTACGGTGTAGACGAAGCCTACGAACCCAGAAATTCTCCGGTAACAGAAGCAGGCGTGCCACGCGAAAATTTCTAA